Proteins encoded in a region of the Devosia sp. RR2S18 genome:
- a CDS encoding complex I NDUFA9 subunit family protein: MDRLAQKTVTVFGGSGFVGMRLVQELARAGHRVRVAVRRPDLALPVKTFGVVGQIQTVQANLRYPHSVQHAVRDADAVINLVGIGAQAGAQSFRAVHVDGAKTIAEAAKAAGVPVLVHMSALGVDRAADVSAYAASKLGGEQATLQVFPEAVILRPSIIFGPDDGFFNLMGTLSRMLPFMPLIHGKTRFQPVYVGDVARAFVMAMDGHVKTGRAYELGGPEVVTHRELLERVLHETQRKKALVPMPIGATKMMASVMSVMPGQPLITKDQINLLGVDNVVSDAATKEKRDFTAFDIAPVPMSAILPTYMWRFRKRGQFDRHVSEGTTV; this comes from the coding sequence ATGGACCGTCTTGCCCAAAAAACCGTCACCGTCTTTGGAGGGTCCGGCTTCGTTGGCATGCGCCTCGTTCAGGAACTGGCCCGAGCCGGTCATCGTGTCCGCGTTGCCGTCCGGCGGCCCGATCTCGCGCTGCCGGTGAAAACTTTTGGCGTGGTGGGGCAGATCCAGACGGTGCAGGCCAATCTGCGATATCCTCATTCGGTGCAGCACGCCGTGCGCGATGCCGATGCGGTGATCAACCTGGTGGGCATCGGCGCGCAAGCGGGGGCGCAGAGCTTCCGGGCGGTGCATGTCGACGGGGCCAAGACCATCGCCGAGGCCGCTAAGGCTGCCGGCGTTCCCGTATTGGTGCATATGTCGGCGCTAGGCGTCGACCGGGCCGCCGATGTCAGCGCTTATGCAGCTTCCAAGCTGGGTGGTGAGCAGGCAACTCTCCAGGTCTTTCCCGAGGCAGTGATCCTGCGGCCCTCGATCATCTTTGGGCCCGATGACGGCTTCTTCAATCTCATGGGCACGCTCTCGCGCATGCTGCCCTTCATGCCATTGATCCATGGCAAGACACGCTTTCAGCCGGTTTATGTCGGCGATGTCGCGCGCGCCTTCGTGATGGCCATGGACGGCCACGTGAAGACCGGTCGGGCCTATGAATTGGGTGGGCCAGAAGTGGTGACCCATCGTGAGCTGCTCGAGCGCGTGCTGCACGAGACGCAGCGCAAGAAGGCCCTGGTGCCTATGCCCATCGGTGCGACCAAGATGATGGCTTCCGTAATGAGCGTGATGCCGGGCCAGCCGCTGATTACCAAGGATCAGATCAACCTCCTGGGCGTCGACAATGTGGTGAGCGATGCCGCGACCAAGGAGAAGCGCGATTTCACCGCCTTCGACATTGCGCCCGTTCCGATGAGCGCGATCCTGCCCACCTATATGTGGCGGTTCCGCAAGCGCGGCCAGTTTGACCGCCACGTCTCGGAAGGCACCACAGTCTAG